In the genome of Dioscorea cayenensis subsp. rotundata cultivar TDr96_F1 chromosome 1, TDr96_F1_v2_PseudoChromosome.rev07_lg8_w22 25.fasta, whole genome shotgun sequence, one region contains:
- the LOC120260198 gene encoding protein LAZ1-like isoform X1 produces MGIVELVYEMFGAYPTPSWALVAAGIFVLTSLSLSMFLIFEHLSSYKNPEEQKFLIGVILMVPCYAVESYVSLVNPSISVDCGILRDSYEAFAMYCFGRYLVACMGGEERTIEFMKRQGGSSYHASLLPNASEKGVIKHPFPMNYILKPWKLGEWFYQVIKFGIVQYMIIKTLTAILAVFLEAFGLYCEGEFKWSCGYPYMAVVLNFSQSWALYCLIQFYAATKDELEHIKPLAKFLVFKSIVFLTWWQGVAIALLYSLGLFKSPIAQGLQFKTSIQDFIICIEMGIASIVHLYVFPAKPYELMGDRIPGSVSVLGDYASVDSPLDPDEVRDSERPTKLRLPQPVTKAKSGMTIKESVRDVVIGAGEYIVNDLKFTVNQAVEPVEKGFTKFNEKLHKISQNIKKHEKKRTKDDSCIGSTSPARRVIRGIDDPLLNGSVSDSGVAKGKRHRRRSGYTSAGSGGESSDQGRSCGFEIHGRRWLTKD; encoded by the exons ATGGGGATTGTTGAACTGGTTTATGAGATGTTTGGGGCTTACCCTACGCCTTCATGGGCATTGGTTGCTGCTGGGATTTTCGTGCTTACATCTCTCTCGTTGTCgatgtttttgatttttgagcATCTCTCTTCGTACAAGAATCCGGAG GAGCAAAAGTTTCTCATTGGTGTCATCTTGATGGTGCCTTGTTATGCTGTTGAATCG TATGTGTCTTTGGTGAATCCATCAATAAGTGTTGATTGTGGAATACTTCGTGATTCCTACGAGGCTTTTGCGATGTATTGCTTTGGGAGATACCTTGTAGCGTGCATGG GTGGTGAAGAGAGAACTATTGAGTTTATGAAGAGGCAGGGTGGTTCAAGCTATCATGCATCCTTGTTACCAAATGCTTCTGAGAAGGGAGTGATAAAGCATCCTTTCCCAATGAATTACATTCTTAAACCATGGAAACTTGGTGAATGGTTTTACCAGGTTATCAAGTTTGGAATTGTTCAATAT ATGATAATAAAGACTCTCACTGCTATTTTAGCTGTTTTTCTTGAAGCGTTTGGACTGTACTGTGAAGGAGAGTTTAAATGGAGTTGTGG TTATCCATATATGGCTGTTGTCCTCAATTTCAGTCAGTCCTGGGCGCTATAttgtttaattcaattttatgcTGCCACAAAGGATGAATTGGAACATATAAAACCATTGGCTAAGTTCCTTGTATTCAAATCTATTGTCTTCCTGACCTGGTGGCAAGGTGTGGCGATAGCACTACTTTACAGTTTGGGTTTGTTCAAAAGTCCTATAGCTCAAGggttacaattcaaaacaagtaTACAGGATTTCATCATTTGTATAGAG ATGGGCATTGCTTCCATTGTTCACCTGTACGTATTCCCTGCAAAGCCATATGAATTAATGGGTGATCGCATTCCTGGAAGCGTTTCAGTACTTGGGGACTATGCATCTGTGGACTCCCCTTTGGACCCTGATGAGGTCAGGGACAGCGAGCGGCCTACAAAACTGAGGCTTCCTCAACCTGTTACTAAGGCTAAGAGTGGTATGACCATTAAAGAAAGTGTTCGAGATGTTGTCATTGGTGCTGGTGAATAT ATTGTAAATGATCTGAAGTTCACCGTCAACCAGGCGGTTGAGCCCGTGGAGAAGGGTTTCACCAAATTCAATGAGAAACTCCACAAGATATCCCAGAACATAAAGAAACACGAGAAGAAGAGAACAAAGGATGACAGTTGCATCGGCTCAACATCACCAGCCAGGAGGGTCATCCGGGGAATAGACGACCCACTTTTGAATGGTAGTGTGAGTGATAGTGGAGTTGCCAAAGGAAAAAGACACCGCCGGAGATCTGGGTACACCAGTGCAGGAAGTGGTGGTGAGAGCAGTGATCAGGGTCGCAGTTGTGGGTTTGAAATCCACGGACGCAGGTGGCTCACCAAAGACTAA
- the LOC120260198 gene encoding protein LAZ1-like isoform X5, which yields MGIVELVYEMFGAYPTPSWALVAAGIFVLTSLSLSMFLIFEHLSSYKNPEEQKFLIGVILMVPCYAVESYVSLVNPSISVDCGILRDSYEAFAMYCFGRYLVACMGGEERTIEFMKRQGGSSYHASLLPNASEKGVIKHPFPMNYILKPWKLGEWFYQVIKFGIVQYMIIKTLTAILAVFLEAFGLYCEGEFKWSCGYPYMAVVLNFSQSWALYCLIQFYAATKDELEHIKPLAKFLVFKSIVFLTWWQGVAIALLYSLGLFKSPIAQGLQFKTSIQDFIICIEHRWALLPLFTCTYSLQSHMN from the exons ATGGGGATTGTTGAACTGGTTTATGAGATGTTTGGGGCTTACCCTACGCCTTCATGGGCATTGGTTGCTGCTGGGATTTTCGTGCTTACATCTCTCTCGTTGTCgatgtttttgatttttgagcATCTCTCTTCGTACAAGAATCCGGAG GAGCAAAAGTTTCTCATTGGTGTCATCTTGATGGTGCCTTGTTATGCTGTTGAATCG TATGTGTCTTTGGTGAATCCATCAATAAGTGTTGATTGTGGAATACTTCGTGATTCCTACGAGGCTTTTGCGATGTATTGCTTTGGGAGATACCTTGTAGCGTGCATGG GTGGTGAAGAGAGAACTATTGAGTTTATGAAGAGGCAGGGTGGTTCAAGCTATCATGCATCCTTGTTACCAAATGCTTCTGAGAAGGGAGTGATAAAGCATCCTTTCCCAATGAATTACATTCTTAAACCATGGAAACTTGGTGAATGGTTTTACCAGGTTATCAAGTTTGGAATTGTTCAATAT ATGATAATAAAGACTCTCACTGCTATTTTAGCTGTTTTTCTTGAAGCGTTTGGACTGTACTGTGAAGGAGAGTTTAAATGGAGTTGTGG TTATCCATATATGGCTGTTGTCCTCAATTTCAGTCAGTCCTGGGCGCTATAttgtttaattcaattttatgcTGCCACAAAGGATGAATTGGAACATATAAAACCATTGGCTAAGTTCCTTGTATTCAAATCTATTGTCTTCCTGACCTGGTGGCAAGGTGTGGCGATAGCACTACTTTACAGTTTGGGTTTGTTCAAAAGTCCTATAGCTCAAGggttacaattcaaaacaagtaTACAGGATTTCATCATTTGTATAGAG CACAGATGGGCATTGCTTCCATTGTTCACCTGTACGTATTCCCTGCAAAGCCATATGAATTAA
- the LOC120260198 gene encoding protein LAZ1-like isoform X4 has product MGIVELVYEMFGAYPTPSWALVAAGIFVLTSLSLSMFLIFEHLSSYKNPEEQKFLIGVILMVPCYAVESYVSLVNPSISVDCGILRDSYEAFAMYCFGRYLVACMGGEERTIEFMKRQGGSSYHASLLPNASEKGVIKHPFPMNYILKPWKLGEWFYQVIKFGIVQYMIIKTLTAILAVFLEAFGLYCEGEFKWSCGYPYMAVVLNFSQSWALYCLIQFYAATKDELEHIKPLAKFLVFKSIVFLTWWQGVAIALLYSLGLFKSPIAQGLQFKTSIQDFIICIEMGIASIVHLYVFPAKPYELMGDRIPGSVSVLGDYASVDSPLDPDEVRDSERPTKLRLPQPVTKAKSGMTIKESVRDVVIGAGEYNNFRFSKAFGQWIEYERLSPWRRVSPNSMRNSTRYPRT; this is encoded by the exons ATGGGGATTGTTGAACTGGTTTATGAGATGTTTGGGGCTTACCCTACGCCTTCATGGGCATTGGTTGCTGCTGGGATTTTCGTGCTTACATCTCTCTCGTTGTCgatgtttttgatttttgagcATCTCTCTTCGTACAAGAATCCGGAG GAGCAAAAGTTTCTCATTGGTGTCATCTTGATGGTGCCTTGTTATGCTGTTGAATCG TATGTGTCTTTGGTGAATCCATCAATAAGTGTTGATTGTGGAATACTTCGTGATTCCTACGAGGCTTTTGCGATGTATTGCTTTGGGAGATACCTTGTAGCGTGCATGG GTGGTGAAGAGAGAACTATTGAGTTTATGAAGAGGCAGGGTGGTTCAAGCTATCATGCATCCTTGTTACCAAATGCTTCTGAGAAGGGAGTGATAAAGCATCCTTTCCCAATGAATTACATTCTTAAACCATGGAAACTTGGTGAATGGTTTTACCAGGTTATCAAGTTTGGAATTGTTCAATAT ATGATAATAAAGACTCTCACTGCTATTTTAGCTGTTTTTCTTGAAGCGTTTGGACTGTACTGTGAAGGAGAGTTTAAATGGAGTTGTGG TTATCCATATATGGCTGTTGTCCTCAATTTCAGTCAGTCCTGGGCGCTATAttgtttaattcaattttatgcTGCCACAAAGGATGAATTGGAACATATAAAACCATTGGCTAAGTTCCTTGTATTCAAATCTATTGTCTTCCTGACCTGGTGGCAAGGTGTGGCGATAGCACTACTTTACAGTTTGGGTTTGTTCAAAAGTCCTATAGCTCAAGggttacaattcaaaacaagtaTACAGGATTTCATCATTTGTATAGAG ATGGGCATTGCTTCCATTGTTCACCTGTACGTATTCCCTGCAAAGCCATATGAATTAATGGGTGATCGCATTCCTGGAAGCGTTTCAGTACTTGGGGACTATGCATCTGTGGACTCCCCTTTGGACCCTGATGAGGTCAGGGACAGCGAGCGGCCTACAAAACTGAGGCTTCCTCAACCTGTTACTAAGGCTAAGAGTGGTATGACCATTAAAGAAAGTGTTCGAGATGTTGTCATTGGTGCTGGTGAATAT AACAATTTTCGTTTTAGTAAAGCCTTTGGTCAGTGGATTGAGTACGA GCGGTTGAGCCCGTGGAGAAGGGTTTCACCAAATTCAATGAGAAACTCCACAAGATATCCCAGAACATAA
- the LOC120260198 gene encoding protein LAZ1-like isoform X3, whose amino-acid sequence MGIVELVYEMFGAYPTPSWALVAAGIFVLTSLSLSMFLIFEHLSSYKNPEEQKFLIGVILMVPCYAVESYVSLVNPSISVDCGILRDSYEAFAMYCFGRYLVACMGGEERTIEFMKRQGGSSYHASLLPNASEKGVIKHPFPMNYILKPWKLGEWFYQVIKFGIVQYMIIKTLTAILAVFLEAFGLYCEGEFKWSCGYPYMAVVLNFSQSWALYCLIQFYAATKDELEHIKPLAKFLVFKSIVFLTWWQGVAIALLYSLGLFKSPIAQGLQFKTSIQDFIICIEMGIASIVHLYVFPAKPYELMGDRIPGSVSVLGDYASVDSPLDPDEVRDSERPTKLRLPQPVTKAKSGMTIKESVRDVVIGAGEYAVEPVEKGFTKFNEKLHKISQNIKKHEKKRTKDDSCIGSTSPARRVIRGIDDPLLNGSVSDSGVAKGKRHRRRSGYTSAGSGGESSDQGRSCGFEIHGRRWLTKD is encoded by the exons ATGGGGATTGTTGAACTGGTTTATGAGATGTTTGGGGCTTACCCTACGCCTTCATGGGCATTGGTTGCTGCTGGGATTTTCGTGCTTACATCTCTCTCGTTGTCgatgtttttgatttttgagcATCTCTCTTCGTACAAGAATCCGGAG GAGCAAAAGTTTCTCATTGGTGTCATCTTGATGGTGCCTTGTTATGCTGTTGAATCG TATGTGTCTTTGGTGAATCCATCAATAAGTGTTGATTGTGGAATACTTCGTGATTCCTACGAGGCTTTTGCGATGTATTGCTTTGGGAGATACCTTGTAGCGTGCATGG GTGGTGAAGAGAGAACTATTGAGTTTATGAAGAGGCAGGGTGGTTCAAGCTATCATGCATCCTTGTTACCAAATGCTTCTGAGAAGGGAGTGATAAAGCATCCTTTCCCAATGAATTACATTCTTAAACCATGGAAACTTGGTGAATGGTTTTACCAGGTTATCAAGTTTGGAATTGTTCAATAT ATGATAATAAAGACTCTCACTGCTATTTTAGCTGTTTTTCTTGAAGCGTTTGGACTGTACTGTGAAGGAGAGTTTAAATGGAGTTGTGG TTATCCATATATGGCTGTTGTCCTCAATTTCAGTCAGTCCTGGGCGCTATAttgtttaattcaattttatgcTGCCACAAAGGATGAATTGGAACATATAAAACCATTGGCTAAGTTCCTTGTATTCAAATCTATTGTCTTCCTGACCTGGTGGCAAGGTGTGGCGATAGCACTACTTTACAGTTTGGGTTTGTTCAAAAGTCCTATAGCTCAAGggttacaattcaaaacaagtaTACAGGATTTCATCATTTGTATAGAG ATGGGCATTGCTTCCATTGTTCACCTGTACGTATTCCCTGCAAAGCCATATGAATTAATGGGTGATCGCATTCCTGGAAGCGTTTCAGTACTTGGGGACTATGCATCTGTGGACTCCCCTTTGGACCCTGATGAGGTCAGGGACAGCGAGCGGCCTACAAAACTGAGGCTTCCTCAACCTGTTACTAAGGCTAAGAGTGGTATGACCATTAAAGAAAGTGTTCGAGATGTTGTCATTGGTGCTGGTGAATAT GCGGTTGAGCCCGTGGAGAAGGGTTTCACCAAATTCAATGAGAAACTCCACAAGATATCCCAGAACATAAAGAAACACGAGAAGAAGAGAACAAAGGATGACAGTTGCATCGGCTCAACATCACCAGCCAGGAGGGTCATCCGGGGAATAGACGACCCACTTTTGAATGGTAGTGTGAGTGATAGTGGAGTTGCCAAAGGAAAAAGACACCGCCGGAGATCTGGGTACACCAGTGCAGGAAGTGGTGGTGAGAGCAGTGATCAGGGTCGCAGTTGTGGGTTTGAAATCCACGGACGCAGGTGGCTCACCAAAGACTAA
- the LOC120260198 gene encoding protein LAZ1-like isoform X2 — MGIVELVYEMFGAYPTPSWALVAAGIFVLTSLSLSMFLIFEHLSSYKNPEEQKFLIGVILMVPCYAVESYVSLVNPSISVDCGILRDSYEAFAMYCFGRYLVACMGGEERTIEFMKRQGGSSYHASLLPNASEKGVIKHPFPMNYILKPWKLGEWFYQMIIKTLTAILAVFLEAFGLYCEGEFKWSCGYPYMAVVLNFSQSWALYCLIQFYAATKDELEHIKPLAKFLVFKSIVFLTWWQGVAIALLYSLGLFKSPIAQGLQFKTSIQDFIICIEMGIASIVHLYVFPAKPYELMGDRIPGSVSVLGDYASVDSPLDPDEVRDSERPTKLRLPQPVTKAKSGMTIKESVRDVVIGAGEYIVNDLKFTVNQAVEPVEKGFTKFNEKLHKISQNIKKHEKKRTKDDSCIGSTSPARRVIRGIDDPLLNGSVSDSGVAKGKRHRRRSGYTSAGSGGESSDQGRSCGFEIHGRRWLTKD; from the exons ATGGGGATTGTTGAACTGGTTTATGAGATGTTTGGGGCTTACCCTACGCCTTCATGGGCATTGGTTGCTGCTGGGATTTTCGTGCTTACATCTCTCTCGTTGTCgatgtttttgatttttgagcATCTCTCTTCGTACAAGAATCCGGAG GAGCAAAAGTTTCTCATTGGTGTCATCTTGATGGTGCCTTGTTATGCTGTTGAATCG TATGTGTCTTTGGTGAATCCATCAATAAGTGTTGATTGTGGAATACTTCGTGATTCCTACGAGGCTTTTGCGATGTATTGCTTTGGGAGATACCTTGTAGCGTGCATGG GTGGTGAAGAGAGAACTATTGAGTTTATGAAGAGGCAGGGTGGTTCAAGCTATCATGCATCCTTGTTACCAAATGCTTCTGAGAAGGGAGTGATAAAGCATCCTTTCCCAATGAATTACATTCTTAAACCATGGAAACTTGGTGAATGGTTTTACCAG ATGATAATAAAGACTCTCACTGCTATTTTAGCTGTTTTTCTTGAAGCGTTTGGACTGTACTGTGAAGGAGAGTTTAAATGGAGTTGTGG TTATCCATATATGGCTGTTGTCCTCAATTTCAGTCAGTCCTGGGCGCTATAttgtttaattcaattttatgcTGCCACAAAGGATGAATTGGAACATATAAAACCATTGGCTAAGTTCCTTGTATTCAAATCTATTGTCTTCCTGACCTGGTGGCAAGGTGTGGCGATAGCACTACTTTACAGTTTGGGTTTGTTCAAAAGTCCTATAGCTCAAGggttacaattcaaaacaagtaTACAGGATTTCATCATTTGTATAGAG ATGGGCATTGCTTCCATTGTTCACCTGTACGTATTCCCTGCAAAGCCATATGAATTAATGGGTGATCGCATTCCTGGAAGCGTTTCAGTACTTGGGGACTATGCATCTGTGGACTCCCCTTTGGACCCTGATGAGGTCAGGGACAGCGAGCGGCCTACAAAACTGAGGCTTCCTCAACCTGTTACTAAGGCTAAGAGTGGTATGACCATTAAAGAAAGTGTTCGAGATGTTGTCATTGGTGCTGGTGAATAT ATTGTAAATGATCTGAAGTTCACCGTCAACCAGGCGGTTGAGCCCGTGGAGAAGGGTTTCACCAAATTCAATGAGAAACTCCACAAGATATCCCAGAACATAAAGAAACACGAGAAGAAGAGAACAAAGGATGACAGTTGCATCGGCTCAACATCACCAGCCAGGAGGGTCATCCGGGGAATAGACGACCCACTTTTGAATGGTAGTGTGAGTGATAGTGGAGTTGCCAAAGGAAAAAGACACCGCCGGAGATCTGGGTACACCAGTGCAGGAAGTGGTGGTGAGAGCAGTGATCAGGGTCGCAGTTGTGGGTTTGAAATCCACGGACGCAGGTGGCTCACCAAAGACTAA